In Campylobacter sp. MIT 99-7217, one genomic interval encodes:
- the yedF gene encoding sulfurtransferase-like selenium metabolism protein YedF, which produces MQIDCRNLDCPKPVIETKNALEKLNEGEKLEILLNSQIAKTNVLKFLKTQNLEAKLSENGDEITISTQKVSNSTCTFDKQESLVLFLKTDKVGDGELGKKLFVGFLNTLKDMPQIPSKILCVNDSVLVNSNPDHPAHKIMSELENLGVEIISCGTCLEFFGKTKELKIGNIGNAYEILGELCGKAKIISL; this is translated from the coding sequence ATGCAAATTGATTGCCGAAATTTGGATTGTCCAAAGCCCGTTATAGAGACAAAAAATGCTTTGGAAAAGTTAAACGAGGGAGAGAAGTTAGAAATTTTGCTTAATTCTCAAATCGCAAAAACGAATGTTTTGAAATTTTTAAAAACTCAAAATTTAGAAGCAAAGCTTAGCGAAAATGGCGATGAGATTACAATCAGCACTCAAAAGGTTTCAAATTCAACTTGCACTTTTGACAAACAAGAAAGCCTCGTTTTATTTTTAAAAACAGACAAGGTTGGTGATGGCGAGCTTGGAAAAAAGCTTTTTGTAGGCTTTTTAAATACCCTTAAGGACATGCCACAAATTCCTAGCAAAATCCTTTGTGTCAATGATAGCGTTTTAGTCAATTCAAACCCAGATCACCCAGCACATAAAATCATGAGCGAGCTTGAAAATTTAGGCGTAGAGATCATTAGTTGTGGTACTTGCTTGGAATTTTTTGGCAAAACTAAGGAGCTTAAGATAGGCAATATTGGCAATGCTTATGAAATTTTAGGCGAGCTTTGTGGT
- the fdh3B gene encoding formate dehydrogenase FDH3 subunit beta, whose product MARMKFFVDTRRCTSCFACQVACSSAHEVPVGINRRKVVTLNEGIEGKEVSTSIACQHCTDAPCEQVCPVKCFYIRADGIVLHDKKKCIGCGYCLYACPFGAPQFPRDGAFGIKGEMDKCTMCAGGPEVTNSHEERELYGQNRIAEGKVPMCAAVCSTNALLVGDAVEVSEIFRRRVVLKGAKLGIDDMP is encoded by the coding sequence ATGGCGAGAATGAAATTTTTTGTGGATACTAGAAGATGTACTTCATGCTTTGCTTGCCAAGTGGCTTGTTCAAGTGCGCATGAGGTGCCTGTTGGGATAAATCGTCGTAAGGTGGTTACTTTAAATGAGGGCATAGAGGGCAAGGAAGTCTCAACTTCCATTGCTTGCCAGCACTGCACGGATGCACCTTGCGAGCAAGTTTGCCCTGTAAAATGCTTTTATATAAGAGCTGATGGAATTGTGCTTCATGATAAGAAAAAATGTATAGGCTGTGGGTATTGCCTTTATGCTTGTCCTTTTGGAGCACCACAATTTCCAAGAGATGGCGCCTTTGGCATTAAGGGCGAAATGGATAAATGCACCATGTGTGCAGGAGGTCCTGAGGTTACAAATTCACATGAAGAACGCGAGCTTTATGGACAAAACCGCATAGCTGAGGGAAAAGTTCCTATGTGTGCAGCGGTTTGCTCTACAAATGCTTTACTTGTAGGTGATGCGGTTGAAGTAAGTGAGATCTTTAGAAGACGAGTTGTCTTAAAGGGTGCAAAATTAGGCATTGATGATATGCCTTGA
- a CDS encoding formate dehydrogenase subunit alpha, with the protein MALARRNFLKFAGVAALSSTAFGNENKSVRQASKEEIANPYPNSKIVRTICSICSAGCGIKAEVQDGVWMRQENAIEHPISQGSHCCKGIDQIDLTKSKQRIKYPMKKENGKWIRLSWEQAIDEIGDKMLQIRKEDGPDSVMFLGSAKFNNQQAYYFRKFAAFWGTNNIDHVARIUHSATVAGVANTWGYGAMTNHFGDVTKNSKMMIIFGANTAVANPIGFKHLLQAKDRNNAKLVVVDPVYTKTAVHADEYVRVRPGTDIALVYGMLHLIFKNGWEDKEFIATRSYGVEDVKEEAKKWTPEVVEDVTGVPAAQLEKITRMLATIKPATLFWALGITQHSVGSSNTRILAILQLVLGNVGKEGAGTNIIRGHDNVQGATDMGCLADTLPAYYGLDDTAWNHFSNVWGVKRDYLNSRFYSKEWMHEKGFSLAKWWQGVLKEEKTYSNAPIRVLWVQGTGITSMAHTVKIQEALKKLDMIVIAEPFVNEVAVLADRPDGIYIIPASTQFETEGYVTATNRAMQWRSQVIKPIYESKEDQEIMFAFAKKFGFYDEYTRGMKMRVVDHELKQVKSDEEAFVWPDDVTTEMSNGLLSIGLRGISAERLRRHQQNWEHFDPDTQEGIGGEVKGEYYGLPWPCWDAKHPGTAILWNKDIPYERGGMGFRNRFGLEHNGVSQLADDSISLKGSKVKGGYPQITKENIEKVFNIKLSEEEKAKMGASWSTDTSGLILEKCREMGACCLGNARARAIVWEFADPIPKHREPIHSPRWDLVQKYPTWSDQVKNFRVESKFISEQQKKDWSKEFPTIVSSMRLVNLSGAGMLERTSKYLAAITPEMFANVNPELALKYGINDGDMMWIHSPQGTKIKVKCVHNRSVTPDRICMPYNFAGILQGVDLSYNYPEGTKPYTIGESSNTITNYGFDINTQISEFNAGLCRIEKA; encoded by the coding sequence ATGGCATTAGCAAGAAGAAATTTTCTTAAATTTGCAGGTGTTGCAGCACTTAGTAGCACGGCTTTTGGTAATGAAAACAAAAGCGTGAGACAAGCAAGCAAGGAAGAAATTGCAAATCCTTATCCAAATTCCAAGATCGTGCGAACGATTTGTAGTATTTGTAGTGCTGGTTGCGGAATTAAGGCTGAGGTGCAAGATGGAGTTTGGATGCGTCAAGAAAATGCGATTGAACATCCTATTTCTCAGGGATCTCATTGCTGTAAGGGAATCGATCAAATTGATCTTACCAAGTCCAAACAACGCATTAAATATCCTATGAAAAAAGAAAATGGCAAATGGATACGCTTGAGTTGGGAGCAAGCTATCGATGAGATAGGCGATAAGATGCTTCAAATTCGTAAAGAGGATGGACCTGATAGCGTGATGTTTTTAGGTTCTGCGAAATTTAATAATCAACAAGCGTATTATTTTAGAAAATTTGCTGCTTTTTGGGGAACTAACAATATCGATCATGTAGCCAGAATTTGACATAGCGCAACAGTCGCCGGTGTGGCGAATACATGGGGTTATGGTGCTATGACAAACCATTTTGGTGATGTTACTAAGAACTCTAAAATGATGATTATATTTGGAGCAAATACAGCTGTGGCTAATCCTATCGGCTTTAAACACTTGCTTCAAGCAAAAGATAGAAACAATGCTAAGCTTGTGGTTGTCGATCCTGTTTATACAAAAACAGCTGTTCATGCTGATGAGTATGTGAGAGTGCGTCCGGGAACTGATATAGCTTTGGTTTATGGTATGCTTCATCTTATCTTTAAAAATGGTTGGGAAGATAAGGAATTTATTGCTACTCGTTCTTATGGAGTAGAAGATGTAAAAGAAGAAGCGAAGAAATGGACTCCTGAGGTCGTAGAAGATGTAACAGGTGTGCCAGCTGCCCAACTTGAAAAAATTACTCGTATGTTAGCGACCATTAAGCCTGCTACGCTTTTTTGGGCTTTGGGTATCACACAGCACTCAGTTGGTAGCTCAAATACTAGAATTCTAGCCATTTTGCAGCTTGTGCTTGGAAATGTTGGAAAAGAAGGTGCTGGAACAAACATTATCCGTGGACATGATAATGTTCAAGGTGCTACGGATATGGGTTGTTTGGCTGATACTTTACCTGCTTATTATGGGCTTGATGATACAGCTTGGAATCATTTTAGCAATGTTTGGGGCGTAAAGAGGGATTATTTAAACTCAAGATTTTATTCTAAAGAGTGGATGCACGAAAAAGGCTTTTCTTTAGCTAAATGGTGGCAAGGTGTTTTAAAAGAGGAAAAAACTTATTCTAACGCACCTATTCGCGTGCTTTGGGTGCAAGGAACGGGTATTACTTCCATGGCACACACAGTTAAAATTCAAGAAGCACTTAAAAAACTTGATATGATAGTAATTGCCGAGCCTTTTGTGAATGAAGTTGCTGTTTTGGCTGATAGACCTGATGGAATTTACATCATACCAGCTTCAACTCAGTTTGAAACTGAGGGTTATGTAACAGCTACAAATAGAGCTATGCAATGGCGTTCTCAAGTTATAAAACCGATTTATGAAAGCAAAGAAGATCAAGAGATCATGTTTGCTTTTGCTAAGAAATTTGGCTTTTATGATGAATATACTCGTGGCATGAAAATGAGGGTTGTTGATCATGAGCTTAAGCAAGTAAAAAGCGATGAGGAAGCTTTTGTATGGCCTGATGATGTAACCACTGAGATGAGCAATGGGCTTTTAAGTATAGGACTTCGCGGAATTTCTGCTGAAAGATTAAGAAGACATCAGCAAAATTGGGAACATTTCGATCCAGATACTCAAGAAGGAATCGGTGGAGAGGTTAAAGGCGAGTATTATGGTCTTCCTTGGCCTTGCTGGGATGCAAAACACCCAGGAACTGCGATTTTATGGAACAAAGATATCCCTTATGAGCGTGGAGGAATGGGCTTTAGAAACAGATTCGGCTTAGAGCATAATGGCGTTAGTCAGCTTGCTGATGATAGTATTAGCTTGAAGGGATCTAAAGTTAAGGGTGGTTATCCACAAATTACTAAGGAAAATATAGAAAAAGTTTTCAATATTAAGCTTAGTGAAGAAGAAAAAGCCAAAATGGGTGCAAGTTGGAGTACCGATACTTCAGGGCTTATCCTTGAAAAATGTCGCGAAATGGGAGCTTGTTGTTTAGGAAATGCAAGAGCAAGGGCTATTGTTTGGGAATTTGCTGATCCTATCCCAAAACACAGAGAGCCTATACACTCGCCGCGCTGGGATTTGGTTCAAAAATATCCTACTTGGAGCGATCAGGTTAAAAACTTCCGCGTTGAGAGTAAATTTATCAGCGAGCAACAGAAAAAAGACTGGAGTAAGGAATTCCCTACCATCGTTTCAAGTATGCGTTTGGTGAATTTAAGTGGTGCTGGTATGCTTGAAAGAACGAGCAAATATCTTGCTGCTATCACACCTGAAATGTTTGCCAATGTCAATCCTGAGCTTGCTTTAAAATATGGCATAAACGATGGAGATATGATGTGGATTCACTCGCCACAAGGCACAAAGATCAAGGTAAAATGCGTACATAATCGCTCAGTTACTCCGGATAGAATTTGTATGCCTTATAATTTTGCTGGAATTTTGCAAGGCGTGGATTTAAGTTATAATTACCCTGAGGGAACAAAGCCTTATACCATAGGCGAGAGTTCAAATACCATTACAAACTATGGTTTTGATATTAACACGCAAATTTCTGAGTTTAACGCAGGACTTTGCAGGATAGAAAAGGCTTAA
- a CDS encoding Tat pathway signal protein, translating into MQKNARRAFLKKSLQVGATAGLAVTLVKANFGEGASQEKNVVLGDSKKEEVLYEKSMHWEKYYKIAY; encoded by the coding sequence ATGCAAAAAAATGCAAGAAGAGCTTTTCTTAAGAAGTCTTTGCAGGTTGGGGCGACGGCTGGACTTGCTGTAACTCTTGTTAAGGCGAATTTTGGAGAAGGAGCTTCGCAAGAAAAAAATGTTGTCCTTGGTGATAGCAAAAAAGAAGAAGTTCTTTACGAAAAAAGTATGCACTGGGAAAAGTATTATAAAATAGCTTATTAA
- a CDS encoding formate dehydrogenase-specific chaperone, with product MQDQVKTTRKYFYEFFSLPFSFVDEQVFARFKAQAEFLALNPLREDLKKDFEVILSFGLQDFLNEQNAVFFDFSYVNVPVTASFYDEGRDDGRKKLKACEILRKTPFRRDEKCAQSEDEFAFSFALMPSLIDLNEDIAKEFVEQILNSVIDEFIEKLQIHKNSVFFAHFANIMQVFFDFEREILDLDKPSKNIEKSIADEALERLPYEPKLPTRFSKTNMEELSKL from the coding sequence ATGCAAGATCAAGTAAAAACGACGCGTAAATACTTTTATGAGTTTTTTTCACTTCCTTTTAGCTTTGTAGATGAGCAAGTTTTTGCTCGTTTCAAAGCTCAGGCTGAATTTTTAGCTTTAAATCCTTTGAGGGAAGATTTAAAAAAAGATTTTGAAGTGATTTTGAGCTTTGGTTTGCAAGATTTCTTAAATGAACAAAATGCGGTATTTTTTGATTTTTCTTATGTAAATGTTCCTGTAACGGCTTCATTTTATGATGAGGGCAGAGATGATGGTAGAAAAAAACTTAAAGCTTGTGAGATTTTAAGAAAAACACCTTTTAGACGCGATGAAAAATGTGCTCAAAGCGAAGATGAATTTGCTTTTTCTTTTGCTTTAATGCCTTCTTTGATTGATTTGAATGAGGATATTGCTAAGGAATTTGTGGAGCAGATTTTGAATTCTGTGATTGATGAATTTATAGAAAAATTGCAAATTCATAAAAATTCAGTATTTTTTGCTCATTTTGCAAACATTATGCAGGTATTTTTTGATTTTGAAAGAGAAATTTTAGATCTTGATAAACCAAGTAAAAATATAGAAAAAAGTATTGCCGATGAGGCTTTAGAGCGTTTGCCTTATGAGCCAAAACTACCAACAAGATTTAGCAAAACAAATATGGAAGAATTAAGTAAATTGTAA
- a CDS encoding formate dehydrogenase subunit gamma: MRKLFLLLFLVLDLFGQSQIQQSQIWDSQRITNIENYPSLGKLWTTLQGEYIATIAFVAIIIVLAAFALHYMVIGPKKFSHDGKKIYAFSLFERGFHFIAALSWLILVPTGLIMMFGSYFGGGIFVRTCKNLHGFATILFIISIIPMFFWWIKRMLPASYDLRWMMIVGGYLSKIKRPVPAGKFNFGQKSWYYIAVFGGFLMIITGAFMYFLDFNTTTIQSLFGLSQIELLRLSAIVHNFLGILCAVFLAVHIYMAVFAIKGSIHSMMNGYKEEEEVYILHSYWYKELTKKKKIEPSYTYDPDVKI, encoded by the coding sequence ATGAGAAAATTATTTTTGCTCCTATTTTTAGTTTTGGATTTATTTGGACAATCCCAAATTCAGCAGTCTCAAATTTGGGATTCTCAGCGAATTACCAATATAGAAAATTATCCTAGTCTAGGAAAATTATGGACAACATTACAGGGCGAATATATCGCTACTATAGCATTTGTTGCGATTATTATCGTTCTTGCAGCCTTTGCCTTGCACTATATGGTTATTGGTCCAAAGAAATTTTCACACGATGGAAAGAAAATCTATGCCTTTTCTTTATTTGAAAGAGGCTTTCATTTTATAGCCGCACTTTCTTGGCTGATTTTAGTTCCAACCGGCTTGATTATGATGTTTGGGTCATATTTTGGTGGAGGTATTTTTGTGAGAACCTGTAAGAATTTACATGGCTTTGCAACTATCTTATTTATTATTTCTATTATTCCTATGTTTTTTTGGTGGATTAAAAGAATGCTTCCTGCAAGTTATGATTTAAGATGGATGATGATAGTTGGAGGATATTTAAGTAAGATCAAACGCCCTGTACCAGCTGGTAAATTTAACTTTGGACAAAAGTCATGGTATTATATTGCCGTATTTGGTGGTTTTTTGATGATAATTACCGGTGCGTTTATGTATTTTCTTGATTTCAACACAACCACAATTCAAAGTTTATTTGGTCTAAGTCAAATCGAACTTTTAAGACTCAGTGCTATTGTGCATAACTTTTTAGGTATTCTTTGTGCGGTATTTTTAGCTGTGCATATTTATATGGCTGTGTTTGCGATCAAGGGAAGTATTCATTCTATGATGAATGGTTACAAGGAAGAAGAAGAAGTTTATATCTTGCATTCTTATTGGTATAAAGAGCTTACTAAAAAGAAAAAAATTGAGCCAAGTTATACCTATGATCCTGATGTAAAAATTTAG
- the nspC gene encoding carboxynorspermidine decarboxylase, with protein MQILNQLEKLKTTPAYVIEERALRQNCELLAKVSEKSGARVLLALKGFAFSRALKIVGEYLSGCTCSGLWEAKFAKEFMDKEIHTFSPAFKDDEFDEIAGLSGHIVFNSLTQFEKFKKRAKNKSLGLRCNPEFSVAPKEIYNPCAPFSRLGIRADDLKNADLSDVSGLHFHALCEESAQSLELVLKAFEQKFADFIKKMKWVNFGGGHHITKKGYDTQKLINLCKDFADKYGVQVFLEPGEAVGWQVGTLVASVVDIVENEKKIAILDTSSEAHMPDTIIMPYTSELANARILKSREGEEFSTLLKDEFAYLLGGNTCLAGDIMGEYAFKKPLKVGQKLVFLDQAHYSIVKNTTFNGVRLPNLMFLNTHDELELVRDFEYEEYRRRN; from the coding sequence ATGCAAATTTTAAATCAACTTGAAAAGCTAAAAACAACGCCCGCTTATGTCATCGAAGAGCGTGCTTTACGCCAAAACTGCGAGCTTTTAGCCAAAGTGAGCGAAAAAAGTGGGGCTAGGGTGCTTTTAGCACTTAAGGGTTTTGCTTTTAGCAGGGCTTTAAAAATCGTTGGCGAATATCTAAGTGGTTGTACTTGCAGTGGGCTTTGGGAAGCTAAATTTGCAAAAGAATTTATGGATAAAGAAATTCACACCTTTTCTCCAGCCTTTAAAGATGATGAATTTGATGAGATAGCAGGACTTAGCGGACATATAGTCTTTAACTCTTTAACGCAGTTTGAAAAATTTAAAAAAAGAGCTAAAAACAAAAGCCTAGGGCTTCGTTGTAACCCTGAGTTTTCCGTAGCTCCAAAAGAAATTTATAATCCTTGTGCGCCTTTTTCAAGGCTTGGAATCCGTGCTGATGATCTTAAAAATGCTGATTTAAGCGATGTTAGCGGACTTCATTTTCACGCACTTTGTGAAGAGAGTGCGCAAAGCTTGGAGCTTGTTTTAAAGGCTTTTGAGCAAAAATTTGCAGATTTTATCAAAAAAATGAAATGGGTGAATTTTGGAGGCGGACACCACATCACAAAAAAAGGCTATGACACGCAAAAGCTTATAAATCTTTGCAAAGATTTTGCTGATAAATACGGCGTGCAAGTTTTTTTAGAACCCGGAGAAGCAGTAGGCTGGCAGGTAGGAACTCTTGTAGCAAGCGTAGTGGATATAGTTGAAAATGAAAAAAAGATCGCTATTTTGGATACTTCAAGCGAGGCTCATATGCCTGATACTATCATTATGCCTTATACAAGCGAGCTTGCAAATGCTAGGATCTTGAAAAGTCGTGAGGGAGAGGAGTTTTCGACACTTTTAAAAGATGAATTTGCTTATCTTTTGGGAGGAAACACCTGCCTAGCAGGCGATATCATGGGAGAGTATGCCTTTAAAAAGCCTTTAAAAGTGGGGCAAAAGCTGGTTTTTTTAGATCAAGCTCATTATAGTATAGTTAAAAACACGACCTTTAATGGAGTTAGGCTTCCAAATTTGATGTTTTTAAATACTCATGATGAACTTGAGCTAGTAAGGGACTTTGAGTATGAAGAATACAGAAGAAGAAATTAA
- a CDS encoding MoaD/ThiS family protein, protein MVEVEFLGPINHEKMELEAKNLKELKKILQEKQELKEWLDLCAVAVNDTLINDLEYELKKGDKIKLLPPVSGG, encoded by the coding sequence ATGGTAGAAGTTGAGTTTTTAGGACCCATAAATCACGAAAAAATGGAACTTGAAGCAAAAAACTTAAAAGAGTTAAAAAAAATCTTACAAGAAAAACAAGAACTTAAAGAATGGCTTGATCTTTGTGCCGTGGCGGTCAATGATACACTGATAAACGACTTAGAATACGAGCTTAAAAAAGGTGATAAGATTAAGCTTTTACCGCCTGTTAGTGGGGGTTAA
- a CDS encoding molybdopterin synthase catalytic subunit encodes MFEIYEGALNVPEIYAKWYEKSATQNCGAMLTFCGIVRDDDEVQALSFDIDEALLKKWFETWKQKLNTQGVSVFFAHSKGEVKVGQSSYLAGILSKQRKLGLKLINDFVEDFKAKAPIWKYDVKNGLKIYAKERSTKLEGAGILA; translated from the coding sequence ATGTTTGAAATTTACGAGGGTGCTTTAAATGTCCCAGAAATTTATGCTAAATGGTATGAAAAAAGTGCGACACAAAATTGCGGAGCAATGCTTACTTTTTGCGGCATAGTGCGTGATGATGACGAAGTTCAAGCGCTTAGCTTTGATATAGATGAAGCACTTTTAAAAAAATGGTTTGAAACTTGGAAGCAAAAACTTAATACACAGGGTGTTAGCGTGTTTTTTGCTCACTCAAAAGGCGAGGTAAAAGTGGGGCAAAGTTCGTATTTGGCTGGGATTTTAAGCAAGCAAAGAAAACTTGGTTTAAAGCTTATCAATGATTTTGTGGAGGATTTTAAGGCTAAGGCTCCCATTTGGAAATACGATGTTAAAAATGGACTTAAAATTTATGCCAAAGAAAGAAGCACAAAGCTTGAGGGTGCTGGGATTTTAGCCTAG
- a CDS encoding glycosyl transferase, translating into MAFGRFEALKFLNECENILYLDFDLLCLQSLEALFKLSSSFHLAARRGKHSLAQSISNYEGEFSQRKIWRSPVILFKSSFENPLKLYDELYRLMLFDNKLINDQALLSLLCFKEKLKIKPLERKFEGLVCLKTSLNARLVHAHGSNQRFWNNALCNRTWPTWQKYYEKWLKMGGSAYEKGFVAKNTYSIQRIRAHLCYKLGYALIEHSKDFKMLKLPFVLIFISIKHRLENKAYEKVILREPHRKMPPLSSYDDYEEALKESLSYQLGKSLIQAFKKKEFFSLLKELLRLKKEYQRKGF; encoded by the coding sequence ATGGCTTTTGGGCGTTTTGAAGCCTTGAAATTTTTAAATGAGTGCGAAAATATCTTGTATTTGGACTTTGATCTTTTGTGTTTGCAAAGCCTTGAAGCCCTTTTTAAACTTAGTTCAAGCTTTCATTTAGCCGCAAGAAGAGGAAAACATAGTCTAGCTCAAAGCATTTCAAATTATGAGGGCGAGTTTAGCCAAAGAAAAATTTGGCGAAGTCCTGTGATCTTATTTAAAAGCTCTTTTGAAAATCCCCTTAAACTTTATGATGAGCTTTACCGTCTTATGCTTTTTGATAATAAGCTTATCAACGATCAAGCCCTTTTAAGTTTGCTTTGCTTTAAAGAAAAACTTAAAATAAAGCCTTTAGAAAGAAAATTTGAAGGCTTAGTTTGTCTTAAAACTAGCCTTAATGCAAGGCTAGTTCATGCTCATGGTAGCAATCAAAGATTTTGGAATAATGCTCTTTGTAACCGCACTTGGCCTACTTGGCAAAAATATTATGAAAAATGGCTTAAAATGGGCGGAAGTGCTTATGAAAAGGGCTTTGTGGCAAAAAACACTTATAGCATTCAAAGGATAAGAGCTCACCTTTGCTACAAACTTGGCTATGCCTTGATAGAACACTCTAAGGACTTTAAGATGCTTAAACTACCCTTTGTGCTTATTTTTATCTCTATCAAACACAGACTTGAAAACAAAGCCTATGAAAAAGTGATCTTAAGAGAGCCTCACAGAAAAATGCCCCCACTTTCTAGCTATGATGATTATGAAGAGGCACTCAAAGAAAGTCTATCTTATCAGCTTGGAAAATCCTTAATACAAGCCTTTAAAAAGAAGGAATTTTTTAGCCTTTTAAAAGAGCTTTTAAGGCTTAAAAAAGAGTATCAAAGAAAGGGCTTTTAA
- the argC gene encoding N-acetyl-gamma-glutamyl-phosphate reductase produces the protein MKKLKVGILGANGYVGYELVRLLYAHPKVQITYLGSRAYENKAYNEVYPAFAQKLDLKCEDKSLEQIAPSLDLVFTATPQGFAASVINEKLLNECKFIDLSADFRLKSKAIYEKWYHLEHKAEKLLKEAVYGLCEIHREEIKKAHLIANPGCYTTCSILALYPLVKEKIIDLSSIIIDAKSGVSGAGRGEKLENLFCEVNENFKAYALSNHRHTPEIEQELSLAAKENLTLQFSPHLVPMQRGILTTIYANLSQKIDAKKLKELYKDFYKNEKFVRIQNTLPEVRFVKNTNFIDINALIDERTKRVIIVAAIDNLLKGAAGQAVQNMNLIFGFEEDLGLEMIANL, from the coding sequence GTGAAGAAGTTAAAAGTAGGAATCTTAGGAGCAAACGGCTATGTGGGTTATGAGCTTGTGCGTTTGCTTTATGCTCACCCTAAGGTACAAATTACATATCTTGGCTCAAGAGCTTATGAAAACAAGGCTTATAACGAGGTTTATCCTGCTTTTGCTCAAAAATTAGATCTAAAATGCGAGGATAAAAGCCTTGAACAAATCGCTCCTAGCTTAGATCTAGTATTTACTGCTACGCCTCAAGGCTTTGCAGCTTCTGTGATCAATGAAAAGCTTTTGAATGAGTGTAAATTTATAGATCTTAGTGCTGATTTTAGGCTCAAATCAAAGGCTATTTATGAAAAGTGGTATCACTTAGAGCATAAGGCAGAAAAGCTTTTGAAAGAGGCTGTTTATGGGCTTTGTGAAATTCACCGTGAGGAGATAAAAAAAGCCCATCTTATCGCAAATCCGGGCTGTTATACGACCTGTTCTATACTCGCACTTTATCCTCTTGTTAAGGAAAAAATCATTGATTTAAGCTCCATAATAATTGACGCAAAAAGCGGGGTAAGTGGGGCTGGACGCGGTGAAAAGCTTGAAAATCTTTTTTGCGAGGTGAATGAAAATTTTAAAGCCTACGCTCTTAGCAATCACCGCCACACGCCAGAAATAGAACAAGAACTAAGCCTTGCAGCAAAAGAAAATTTAACCTTGCAATTTAGCCCTCATCTAGTGCCTATGCAAAGAGGGATTTTAACAACAATTTATGCAAATTTAAGCCAAAAAATAGACGCTAAAAAGCTTAAAGAACTTTACAAAGATTTTTATAAAAATGAAAAATTTGTGCGAATTCAAAATACCCTGCCAGAGGTGCGTTTTGTAAAAAATACAAATTTCATCGATATAAATGCCTTGATTGATGAACGCACAAAGCGCGTTATCATCGTAGCTGCTATTGATAATCTTTTAAAAGGTGCAGCAGGGCAAGCTGTTCAAAATATGAACCTGATCTTTGGCTTTGAAGAGGATTTAGGGCTTGAGATGATAGCGAATTTATGA
- a CDS encoding GNAT family N-acetyltransferase, which produces MIIRAMLKQDYEAVFKLWCEIKGFGIRSIDDSKENIHAFLDRNKGLSVVCELEGQIVGSILCGHDGRTGGFYHVCVHKDHRKKGIAHKMSEFCLEALKKEKINKIALIAFKNNDLGNEFWSHYGFTLREDANYYDLSLNEGNETKFNI; this is translated from the coding sequence ATGATTATTAGAGCAATGTTAAAGCAAGATTATGAAGCGGTTTTTAAGCTTTGGTGCGAGATCAAGGGCTTTGGGATAAGAAGTATAGATGATAGCAAGGAAAATATCCATGCCTTTTTGGATAGAAACAAAGGTCTTAGTGTAGTTTGCGAGCTTGAGGGTCAAATTGTAGGAAGCATACTTTGTGGGCATGACGGACGCACGGGGGGATTTTACCATGTTTGCGTGCATAAGGATCATAGAAAAAAGGGCATAGCACACAAGATGAGTGAGTTTTGCCTTGAAGCTTTGAAAAAAGAAAAAATCAACAAAATCGCGCTCATAGCCTTTAAAAATAATGACTTGGGCAATGAGTTTTGGAGTCATTATGGCTTTACCTTAAGAGAGGATGCTAATTATTATGATTTAAGTCTAAATGAGGGTAATGAGACTAAATTTAATATCTAA